From Rubripirellula reticaptiva, the proteins below share one genomic window:
- a CDS encoding sulfatase gives MCNYFLRFGRWSTVWPLALLVILLASGQRCRAKADQPNVLFISVDDLACSLGCYGDLIARTPNIDRLASTGTCFQRAYCQLPLCNPTRASVMTGLRPDTIKVYDLDRHFRDEVPNVVTLPQAFQQAGYFSARVGKIYHYNVPASIGTDGFDDPPSWNQTVNPKGRDKTDEALVFNAEPHRKISGSLSWLAADGADAEQTDGMIATEAIKIMRERKGTPFFLGVGFFRPHTPYIAPNKYFDMYPIDELRLPFSPKDDRSDIPVAAFAHNCPVPNYGLDETTLLRATQAYYACVSFIDAQIGRLLGALDELKIANKTIVVLWSDHGYHLGEHDGVWQKRTLFEQGSRSPLIVRSPYQKSNGATDRVVEFVDIYPTLTDLAGINSPAGLAGRSLRALMDDPIVDWDGYAVTQILRPADSRLPKQVMGCSIRTDRYRYTEWGEGTYGAELYDHHADPNEFNNLASDPDARAKHVIERLTPMLRGRASGKTPTVMINPERL, from the coding sequence ATGTGCAATTATTTTTTGCGATTTGGTCGCTGGTCAACCGTTTGGCCACTCGCCTTGCTCGTTATTTTGTTGGCGAGTGGGCAAAGGTGCCGAGCCAAGGCGGATCAACCAAACGTGCTCTTCATCTCGGTCGATGATCTAGCGTGTTCGCTGGGATGTTACGGCGATTTGATCGCCCGGACTCCTAACATTGACCGCTTAGCGTCGACGGGAACCTGTTTCCAGCGTGCGTACTGTCAATTGCCGCTTTGCAATCCAACGCGTGCTTCGGTGATGACAGGACTGCGTCCCGACACCATCAAAGTGTACGATTTGGATCGACACTTTCGAGATGAGGTTCCCAATGTGGTGACGTTGCCGCAGGCGTTCCAGCAGGCTGGATACTTCTCCGCCCGCGTCGGAAAGATCTATCACTACAACGTTCCAGCCTCGATTGGCACCGATGGTTTTGACGATCCGCCATCATGGAACCAGACGGTGAATCCCAAGGGACGCGATAAGACCGACGAAGCACTCGTCTTCAATGCCGAACCGCACCGCAAGATCAGTGGATCGCTAAGCTGGCTTGCCGCGGACGGAGCGGACGCAGAACAGACTGATGGAATGATTGCGACTGAAGCGATCAAGATCATGAGAGAGCGAAAGGGAACACCATTCTTTCTTGGTGTCGGCTTTTTCCGACCGCACACACCGTACATCGCGCCAAATAAATACTTTGACATGTACCCAATCGATGAGCTCCGTTTACCATTTTCCCCCAAAGACGATCGAAGCGACATCCCGGTCGCTGCGTTTGCGCACAACTGCCCGGTCCCCAACTATGGACTCGATGAAACGACGTTGCTGCGTGCAACGCAAGCGTACTACGCCTGTGTATCGTTCATCGATGCTCAAATCGGTCGTTTGCTTGGCGCGCTTGACGAGTTGAAAATTGCGAACAAAACAATTGTGGTGTTGTGGAGCGATCACGGATATCACCTAGGCGAGCATGACGGAGTGTGGCAAAAGCGGACCCTGTTCGAACAAGGTTCACGCAGTCCGTTGATCGTTCGGTCTCCTTACCAAAAATCAAACGGTGCTACCGACCGAGTTGTCGAGTTCGTTGACATCTATCCGACGTTGACCGACCTGGCGGGAATCAATTCACCCGCAGGGTTGGCCGGTCGCAGTCTCCGTGCTCTGATGGACGATCCCATCGTCGATTGGGATGGCTATGCAGTCACGCAGATATTGCGGCCGGCCGATAGTCGCTTGCCAAAGCAAGTGATGGGTTGCAGCATTCGTACAGATCGCTATCGATATACCGAGTGGGGCGAGGGTACGTACGGCGCTGAATTGTACGATCACCATGCTGATCCCAACGAGTTCAACAATCTTGCGAGTGATCCGG